In Streptomyces sp. P3, one DNA window encodes the following:
- a CDS encoding NADH-quinone oxidoreductase subunit M, translating into MSFPLLTATAALPAIGAVATAAVPAARRNAAKALALLFSVATLVLAIVVLVRFDPGGARYQLTESHSWIADFGVRYELGVDGIGVALVALTALLIPFIILAGWHDADPLETGSKRWRPTQGFFALILAVEAMVILSFEATDVFLFYIFFEAMLIPMYFLIGGFGDRAHAHGEETAATQRSYAAVKFLLYNLVGGLIMLAAVIGLYVVAGNFSLTEIAEARANGTLDMATNTERWLFLGFFFAFAVKAPLWPLHTWLPNAMGEATAPVAVLITAVVDKVGTFAMLRFCLQLFPEASKWATPVILVLALISIIYGALLAVGQRDIKRLVAYASISHFGFIILGIFAMTSQGQSGATLYMVNHGISTAALLLVAGFLISRRGSRLIADYGGVQKVAPVLAGTFLIGGLATLSLPGLAPFVSEFLVLVGTFARYPVVGIIATFGIVLAALYTLVLYQRTMTGPVKPEVSAMPDLRARELVVVAPLIVLLIFLGVYPKPVTDIVNPAVKQTLSDVHKKDPRPEVEAAK; encoded by the coding sequence ATGTCCTTTCCTCTGCTGACAGCGACGGCGGCGCTTCCGGCGATCGGGGCGGTGGCCACGGCCGCCGTGCCGGCCGCCCGGCGCAACGCCGCCAAAGCGCTGGCGCTGCTGTTCTCCGTCGCCACACTCGTCCTGGCGATCGTCGTCCTGGTCCGTTTCGACCCGGGCGGCGCCCGCTACCAGCTGACCGAATCCCACTCCTGGATCGCCGACTTCGGCGTCCGGTACGAACTCGGCGTGGACGGCATCGGGGTCGCGCTCGTCGCGCTGACCGCGCTGCTGATCCCGTTCATCATCCTCGCGGGCTGGCACGACGCCGACCCGCTGGAGACCGGCAGCAAGCGCTGGCGGCCCACGCAGGGCTTCTTCGCCCTGATCCTGGCCGTCGAGGCCATGGTGATCCTCTCCTTCGAGGCCACCGACGTCTTTCTCTTCTACATCTTCTTCGAAGCCATGCTCATCCCGATGTACTTCCTCATCGGCGGCTTCGGGGACCGTGCCCACGCGCACGGCGAGGAGACGGCGGCCACCCAGCGGTCGTACGCGGCGGTCAAGTTCCTCCTGTACAACCTGGTCGGCGGTCTGATCATGCTGGCCGCGGTGATCGGCCTCTACGTGGTCGCCGGGAACTTCTCGCTCACGGAGATCGCCGAGGCCCGTGCCAACGGCACGCTCGACATGGCGACGAACACCGAGCGCTGGCTGTTCCTCGGCTTCTTCTTCGCCTTCGCGGTGAAGGCCCCGCTGTGGCCACTGCACACCTGGCTGCCCAACGCCATGGGGGAGGCCACCGCTCCCGTCGCGGTACTGATCACGGCAGTGGTCGACAAGGTGGGCACCTTCGCGATGCTCCGCTTCTGCCTCCAGCTCTTCCCGGAGGCCAGCAAGTGGGCGACACCCGTGATCCTGGTCCTGGCGCTGATCAGCATCATCTACGGGGCGCTGCTCGCCGTCGGCCAGCGCGACATCAAGCGGCTGGTGGCGTACGCGTCGATCTCGCACTTCGGGTTCATCATCCTGGGCATCTTCGCGATGACCAGCCAGGGCCAGTCGGGTGCGACGCTCTACATGGTCAACCACGGCATCTCGACGGCGGCCCTGCTGCTGGTCGCCGGATTCCTGATCTCGCGGCGCGGTTCACGGCTCATCGCCGACTACGGCGGTGTGCAGAAGGTCGCTCCGGTGCTGGCCGGCACGTTCCTGATCGGCGGTCTGGCGACGCTGTCGCTGCCGGGGCTCGCGCCCTTCGTGAGCGAGTTCCTCGTGCTGGTGGGCACGTTCGCGCGCTACCCGGTCGTCGGCATCATCGCCACCTTCGGCATCGTCCTCGCCGCGCTCTACACGCTGGTCCTCTACCAGCGGACGATGACGGGGCCCGTCAAGCCCGAAGTCTCCGCGATGCCGGACCTGCGCGCGCGTGAACTCGTCGTCGTCGCCCCGCTGATCGTGCTGCTGATCTTCCTGGGCGTCTACCCCAAGCCCGTCACGGACATCGTGAACCCGGCGGTCAAGCAGACCTTGTCCGACGTACACAAGAAGGACCCCCGGCCCGAGGTGGAGGCGGCCAAGTGA
- a CDS encoding M56 family metallopeptidase translates to MTVCLLLLSIVGLTAAVPAPRALTRSAWPEREPVVGLWVWQCLVATVLLCCLTALVLGAAAVFHTVRSRVFAPAPAAVTEAYDLTAAPPWATALTLLLACGAAWTTAMLARELVEARRRRDRARAHLRERAPDLPAGLPPARGPLLVLEDEYPDAWWMPGNPPQLIVTTGALHRLTPHQLDAVLTHERGHARAHHDWLLHLSTALATGFPRIPLFSHFCDQTHRLVELAADDTASRRCGHLTTALALIELNQHRGVLSCASSHRLLGERVDRLLEPPPRLLRRHRALTTTVATLVPLLPLLITFAPGLTALS, encoded by the coding sequence ATGACCGTCTGCCTGCTCCTGCTGAGCATCGTCGGCCTGACCGCCGCGGTGCCGGCCCCGCGTGCGCTGACCCGCTCCGCCTGGCCCGAGCGGGAGCCGGTGGTGGGGCTGTGGGTCTGGCAGTGCCTGGTCGCCACCGTCCTGCTGTGCTGCCTGACGGCCCTGGTGCTGGGCGCCGCAGCCGTGTTCCACACCGTCCGCTCGCGGGTCTTCGCGCCTGCGCCGGCGGCGGTCACGGAGGCGTACGACCTCACCGCCGCCCCGCCGTGGGCGACGGCCCTGACGCTGCTGTTGGCCTGCGGGGCCGCCTGGACCACCGCCATGCTCGCCCGCGAACTCGTCGAGGCGCGCCGACGCCGTGACCGGGCGCGGGCCCACCTGCGAGAGCGCGCCCCCGACCTGCCCGCGGGCCTGCCGCCCGCCCGGGGCCCGCTGCTCGTGCTGGAGGACGAGTACCCGGACGCCTGGTGGATGCCCGGCAACCCACCCCAGTTGATCGTGACCACCGGCGCCCTGCACCGACTCACCCCCCACCAGCTGGACGCCGTCCTCACCCATGAGCGCGGCCATGCCCGCGCCCACCACGACTGGCTGCTCCACCTGTCCACCGCCCTTGCCACCGGCTTCCCCCGCATTCCGCTCTTCTCGCACTTCTGCGACCAGACGCACCGCCTGGTCGAACTCGCCGCCGACGACACGGCGTCACGCCGCTGTGGGCACCTGACCACGGCGCTGGCCCTGATCGAGCTGAACCAGCACCGCGGCGTCCTGTCCTGCGCCTCGAGTCATCGCCTCCTGGGCGAGCGCGTCGACCGCCTCCTCGAGCCGCCCCCGCGCCTGCTGCGCAGACACCGGGCGCTGACGACGACCGTGGCGACGCTGGTCCCGCTGCTGCCGCTGCTGATCACCTTCGCCCCGGGGCTGACCGCGCTGTCCTGA
- a CDS encoding polyprenyl synthetase family protein: protein MTVVGPFGLSVRDQALEADVQAGLAAVEEGLLEATKSEVPFITEAAQHLVRAGGKRFRPLLVMLASQFGDRHAPGIVPSAVVVELTHLATLYHDDVMDEAAVRRGVPSANARWGNSVAVLTGDFLFARASHILADLGPEAVRVQAEAFERLVTGQILETAGPTDGRDPVEHYLDVLGGKTGSLVAVACRFGAMMSGADETVVDVLTQYGERLGVAFQLADDVLDIASDSHESGKTPGTDLREGVPTLPVLRLRERAARLSLPDDVALCELLDSDLSDDARLAEAIEALRAHPALEQARRDTVRYANDARAALAPLRECDAKAALMELCDAVVHRAG, encoded by the coding sequence GTGACCGTCGTCGGGCCGTTCGGGCTGAGCGTGCGGGACCAGGCTCTGGAAGCCGATGTCCAGGCCGGATTGGCGGCTGTCGAGGAAGGCTTGCTCGAGGCCACCAAGAGTGAGGTTCCGTTCATCACGGAGGCCGCCCAGCACCTGGTGCGGGCGGGCGGGAAGCGGTTCCGTCCGCTGCTCGTGATGCTCGCGTCGCAGTTCGGGGACAGGCACGCGCCGGGCATCGTGCCGTCTGCCGTGGTGGTGGAGCTGACGCACCTGGCCACGCTGTACCACGACGACGTGATGGACGAGGCCGCCGTGCGACGCGGGGTTCCCAGCGCGAACGCCCGCTGGGGCAACTCGGTGGCCGTCCTCACCGGTGACTTCCTCTTCGCGCGCGCCTCGCACATCCTGGCCGACCTCGGTCCGGAGGCGGTGCGGGTGCAGGCGGAGGCGTTCGAGCGGCTGGTCACCGGCCAGATCCTGGAGACGGCGGGGCCCACGGACGGACGGGACCCGGTCGAGCACTACCTCGACGTGCTCGGCGGCAAGACCGGTTCGCTGGTCGCGGTGGCCTGCCGGTTCGGCGCCATGATGTCGGGCGCCGACGAGACGGTCGTCGACGTGCTGACGCAGTACGGCGAGCGGCTCGGCGTCGCCTTCCAGCTGGCGGACGACGTGCTGGACATCGCGTCCGACTCGCACGAGTCCGGCAAGACGCCCGGCACCGATCTCCGCGAGGGCGTGCCCACCCTGCCGGTGCTGCGGCTGCGGGAGCGGGCCGCGCGCCTGTCCCTGCCCGACGACGTCGCGCTGTGCGAGCTGCTGGACTCCGACCTGAGTGACGACGCCCGGCTCGCCGAGGCCATCGAGGCCCTCCGGGCCCACCCGGCGCTGGAGCAGGCCCGCCGGGACACCGTGCGGTACGCGAACGACGCGCGGGCCGCGCTGGCGCCGCTGCGTGAGTGCGATGCGAAGGCGGCGCTGATGGAGCTCTGCGACGCGGTGGTCCACAGGGCGGGCTGA
- the nuoN gene encoding NADH-quinone oxidoreductase subunit NuoN has translation MSASAVHSLWTTAAAATEPISKIDTPKIEYGQLSPTLIVVGAAIIGVLVEAFVPRKHRYYAQLILTVAALVSAFVAVIWLAEDGYGTTKARIAAMGAIAVDGPALFLQGTILLAALVGAFTFAERRLDPEAHGNRVDSFAAQAASVPGSDSEKAAVKAGFTTTEVFPLLLFAVAGMLVFPSANDLLTLFIALEVFSLPLYLLCAVARRKRLMSQEAAVKYFLLGAFASAFTLFGIALLYGYAGSVSYATIAQVVDGTVQNVNPALADTMGNDALLLIGAAMIVMGLLFKVGAVPFHMWTPDVYQGAPTPVTGFMAAATKVAAFGALLRLLYVVLPGLRWDWRPVMWGVAIVTMLGGAIVAITQTDIKRLLAYSSIAHAGFILAGVIATTPDGVSSVLFYLAAYSFVTIGAFAVVTLVRDAGGEATHLSKWAGLGRRSPLVAAVFAVFLLAFAGIPLTSGFAGKFAVFKAAAEGGAAPLVVVGVISSAIAAFFYIRVIVLMFFSEPRPEGPTVAVPSPLTMTAIAVGVAVTLVLGVAPQYFLDLANQAGVFVR, from the coding sequence GTGAGCGCATCAGCCGTCCACAGCCTGTGGACAACGGCGGCAGCCGCGACCGAACCGATCTCGAAGATCGACACGCCGAAGATCGAGTACGGGCAACTGTCGCCCACCTTGATCGTCGTGGGCGCTGCGATCATCGGGGTGCTGGTCGAGGCGTTCGTGCCGCGCAAGCACCGCTACTACGCCCAGCTGATCCTGACCGTCGCCGCGCTGGTCTCCGCCTTCGTCGCGGTGATCTGGCTGGCGGAGGACGGGTACGGCACCACGAAGGCGCGCATCGCCGCCATGGGCGCGATCGCGGTCGACGGACCCGCCCTCTTCCTGCAGGGCACGATTCTGCTGGCCGCCCTGGTCGGCGCGTTCACCTTCGCCGAACGGCGGCTCGACCCCGAGGCGCACGGCAACCGGGTCGACTCCTTCGCCGCCCAGGCGGCCTCCGTCCCCGGAAGCGACAGCGAGAAGGCCGCCGTCAAGGCGGGTTTCACGACCACCGAGGTCTTCCCGCTGCTGCTGTTCGCGGTCGCCGGCATGCTGGTCTTCCCGTCGGCCAACGACCTGCTGACGCTCTTCATCGCCCTGGAAGTCTTCTCGCTGCCGCTGTACCTCCTGTGCGCGGTGGCCCGCCGCAAGCGGCTCATGTCGCAGGAGGCCGCGGTCAAGTACTTCCTCCTCGGGGCGTTCGCCTCCGCCTTCACCCTCTTCGGCATCGCGCTGCTGTACGGCTACGCGGGATCGGTGTCGTACGCGACGATCGCGCAGGTCGTCGACGGAACGGTGCAGAACGTGAACCCGGCGCTCGCCGACACCATGGGCAACGACGCGCTGCTGCTCATCGGTGCCGCGATGATCGTCATGGGCCTGCTGTTCAAGGTCGGCGCGGTGCCCTTCCACATGTGGACGCCCGACGTCTACCAGGGTGCGCCGACCCCCGTCACCGGCTTCATGGCCGCGGCGACCAAGGTGGCCGCGTTCGGCGCGCTGCTCCGCCTGCTGTACGTCGTCCTGCCCGGGTTGCGCTGGGACTGGCGGCCGGTGATGTGGGGCGTCGCGATCGTCACCATGCTGGGCGGCGCGATCGTCGCGATCACGCAGACCGACATCAAGCGGCTGCTGGCGTACTCGTCGATCGCGCACGCCGGATTCATCCTCGCCGGCGTCATCGCGACCACCCCGGACGGCGTCTCGTCCGTCCTGTTCTATCTGGCCGCGTACTCGTTCGTGACGATCGGCGCGTTCGCCGTGGTCACCCTCGTGCGCGACGCCGGCGGCGAGGCGACACACCTGTCCAAGTGGGCGGGGCTCGGCCGGCGGTCGCCGCTGGTGGCGGCCGTGTTCGCGGTGTTCCTGCTGGCCTTCGCCGGTATCCCGCTGACCTCCGGGTTCGCCGGTAAGTTCGCCGTGTTCAAGGCGGCGGCGGAGGGCGGCGCGGCACCGTTGGTCGTGGTCGGCGTGATCTCGTCCGCGATCGCCGCCTTCTTCTACATCCGGGTGATCGTGCTGATGTTCTTCAGCGAGCCGCGGCCCGAGGGCCCGACCGTCGCCGTCCCGTCACCGCTGACGATGACGGCGATCGCCGTGGGCGTGGCGGTCACGCTCGTGCTCGGCGTCGCGCCGCAGTACTTCCTGGACCTGGCGAACCAGGCCGGAGTGTTCGTGCGCTGA
- the recQ gene encoding DNA helicase RecQ has translation MTGITGTPERTDSEALATLHRVFGYEAFRGAQEEVIEHVVAGGDAVVLMPTGGGKSLCYQIPALVRPGTGIVVSPLIALMQDQVDALRALGVNAGFMNSTQDFDERRVVEAEFLAGELDLLYLAPERLRLDSTRELLSRGKIAVFAIDEAHCVSQWGHDFRPDYLTLAVLGERWPDVPRVALTATATRATHDEITQRLDMPSARHFVASFDRPNIQYRIVPKADPRKQLLSFLREEHPGDAGIVYCLSRNSVEKTAEFLSRNGVEAVPYHAGLDAGTRAAHQARFLREDGLVVCATIAFGMGIDKPDVRFVAHLDLPKSIEGYYQETGRGGRDGLPSTAWMAYGLNDVIQQRKLIQSGEGDEAFRRRAGAHLDSMLALCETAQCRRGQLLAYFGQEPDAAGCGNCDTCLTPPQTWDGTVAAQKVLSTVVRLQRERGQKFGAVQIVDILMGKRTAKVIQFDHDQLSVFGIGEDLTEGEWRGVVRQLLAQGLLAVEGEYGTLVLTEASGAVLRRERDVPLRKEPKRPATSAKASGGSSSGRKGAKAAAAELPEELLPAFEALRAWRAEQAREQGVPAYVIFHDATLREIATVWPTSVRQLGGISGVGEKKLVTYGEGVVAVLASLGGPPQGAAAVAAAAGAGTAGGSAADADTAAAANAGTEPGISDLWPDADEEPAPEDWI, from the coding sequence ATGACAGGGATCACCGGGACACCGGAGCGGACCGACAGCGAGGCGTTGGCCACGCTGCACCGGGTCTTCGGATACGAGGCCTTCCGCGGCGCGCAGGAAGAGGTCATCGAGCACGTGGTGGCCGGCGGGGACGCGGTGGTCCTCATGCCGACCGGTGGCGGCAAGTCGCTCTGCTACCAGATTCCCGCCCTGGTCAGACCGGGCACGGGAATCGTCGTCTCTCCGCTGATCGCGCTGATGCAGGACCAGGTGGACGCGCTGCGGGCACTCGGTGTGAACGCCGGGTTCATGAACTCCACCCAGGACTTCGACGAGCGGCGCGTGGTCGAGGCCGAGTTCCTGGCCGGTGAGCTGGATCTGCTGTACCTGGCGCCGGAGCGACTGCGCCTGGATTCCACCCGGGAGCTTCTGTCGCGCGGCAAGATCGCGGTGTTCGCGATCGACGAGGCTCACTGTGTGTCCCAGTGGGGCCACGACTTCCGCCCCGACTACCTCACCCTCGCCGTGCTCGGCGAGCGCTGGCCCGACGTTCCGCGGGTCGCCCTCACGGCTACGGCGACCCGCGCCACCCACGACGAGATCACCCAGCGGCTCGACATGCCGTCCGCCCGGCACTTCGTGGCGAGCTTCGACCGGCCCAACATCCAGTACCGGATCGTGCCGAAGGCCGACCCCAGGAAGCAGCTGCTGAGCTTCCTGCGCGAGGAACACCCCGGCGACGCGGGCATCGTGTACTGCCTCTCGCGCAACTCCGTGGAGAAGACGGCCGAGTTCCTCTCCCGCAACGGCGTCGAGGCGGTCCCCTACCACGCGGGCCTCGACGCGGGCACGCGCGCGGCCCACCAGGCCCGGTTCCTGCGCGAGGACGGCCTGGTGGTCTGCGCGACCATCGCCTTCGGCATGGGCATCGACAAGCCGGACGTGCGGTTCGTCGCCCACCTCGACCTGCCGAAGTCGATCGAGGGCTACTACCAGGAGACCGGTCGCGGCGGTCGTGACGGGCTGCCGTCCACGGCGTGGATGGCCTACGGCCTCAACGACGTCATACAGCAGCGCAAACTCATCCAGTCCGGCGAGGGCGACGAGGCCTTCCGGCGGCGGGCCGGCGCCCACCTGGACTCGATGCTGGCCCTGTGCGAGACCGCGCAGTGCCGCCGTGGACAACTCCTCGCCTACTTCGGCCAGGAACCGGACGCGGCGGGCTGCGGAAACTGCGACACCTGCCTCACCCCGCCGCAGACGTGGGACGGCACGGTCGCGGCCCAGAAGGTCCTGTCCACGGTGGTGCGGTTGCAGCGTGAGCGCGGGCAGAAGTTCGGCGCCGTGCAGATCGTCGACATCCTGATGGGCAAGCGCACGGCCAAGGTGATCCAGTTCGACCACGACCAGCTGTCCGTGTTCGGTATCGGCGAGGATCTCACCGAGGGCGAATGGCGAGGGGTCGTCCGTCAGCTGCTGGCGCAGGGGCTGCTGGCGGTCGAGGGCGAGTACGGCACCCTCGTGCTGACGGAGGCCAGCGGGGCGGTGCTGCGCCGCGAGCGGGACGTACCGCTGCGCAAGGAGCCGAAGAGGCCGGCCACGTCGGCCAAGGCGTCGGGTGGTTCCTCGTCCGGCCGCAAGGGGGCCAAGGCCGCCGCGGCCGAACTGCCAGAGGAACTGCTGCCCGCCTTCGAGGCGCTGCGCGCCTGGCGCGCAGAACAGGCCCGTGAGCAGGGCGTTCCGGCGTACGTCATCTTCCACGACGCCACGCTTCGGGAGATCGCCACGGTGTGGCCGACGTCGGTGCGTCAACTCGGTGGGATCAGCGGGGTCGGCGAGAAGAAGCTGGTGACGTACGGAGAGGGCGTGGTCGCGGTCCTGGCCTCATTGGGCGGGCCCCCGCAGGGTGCTGCCGCAGTCGCTGCCGCTGCGGGTGCGGGTACGGCCGGGGGCTCGGCTGCCGATGCCGACACCGCCGCCGCTGCGAACGCCGGCACGGAGCCGGGCATCTCGGACCTGTGGCCCGATGCCGACGAAGAGCCCGCGCCCGAGGACTGGATATAG
- a CDS encoding HAD family hydrolase: protein MAAPTAYAARTAYSLIATDLDGTLLRGDDTFSDRSLDALARVAAAGARHLVVTGRPAPRVRPLLERLHSRGLAVCGQGAQLYDAGADRLLWSVTLDRELAETALGKIEAEVGQLYAAVDQDGVDGLTLIEPGYRMPHPTLPALRVGSRDDLWCEPISKVLLRHPTLSDDELAATARSVVGSLATVTMSGPGTVELQPCGITKATGLALAAEHLGLRPEDTVAFGDMPNDIPMFDWAARGVAMANAHPELRAVADEVTTSNEDDGVAVVLERLFP from the coding sequence ATGGCCGCACCCACCGCATATGCCGCGCGCACCGCGTACTCCCTGATCGCCACAGACCTGGACGGAACGCTGCTCCGCGGCGACGACACCTTCTCCGACCGGTCGCTCGACGCGCTCGCGCGGGTGGCCGCCGCCGGCGCACGCCACCTGGTGGTGACGGGACGGCCCGCACCCCGGGTGCGGCCGCTCCTCGAACGCCTGCACAGCAGGGGACTCGCGGTGTGCGGACAGGGTGCGCAGCTGTACGACGCCGGAGCGGACCGGCTGCTGTGGTCGGTCACTCTGGACCGGGAGCTGGCGGAGACCGCGCTCGGCAAGATCGAAGCGGAGGTCGGGCAGTTGTACGCGGCGGTCGACCAGGACGGTGTCGACGGGCTCACGCTCATCGAGCCGGGCTACCGGATGCCCCACCCGACGCTGCCGGCGCTGCGGGTCGGCAGTCGCGACGACCTTTGGTGCGAGCCGATCAGCAAGGTGCTGCTGCGTCATCCCACCCTGTCCGACGACGAGTTGGCGGCGACGGCCCGCTCGGTGGTGGGCTCGCTCGCGACGGTCACCATGTCGGGTCCCGGCACGGTCGAACTGCAGCCCTGCGGGATCACCAAGGCGACGGGCCTGGCGCTGGCCGCGGAACACCTCGGGCTGCGGCCCGAGGACACCGTCGCCTTCGGGGACATGCCCAACGACATCCCGATGTTCGACTGGGCGGCGCGCGGTGTCGCCATGGCCAACGCCCATCCCGAACTCAGGGCAGTGGCCGACGAGGTGACGACGTCGAACGAGGACGACGGCGTGGCCGTCGTCCTCGAAAGACTGTTTCCGTGA
- a CDS encoding transglycosylase SLT domain-containing protein: MSAAAQRSTRTSRLARKLAVAGTGVAVLALPLIGATTASAATAPTVATASSLGYSDNLDGWIRASLQVMSQHGIPGTYNGIYRNVIRESSGNPYAINLWDSNAAAGIPSKGLLQVIDPTFRAYHVEGTSWDSYDPVANITAACNYAASRYGSIDNVFGAY; encoded by the coding sequence ATGTCCGCTGCCGCTCAGCGCTCCACCCGCACCTCCCGCCTCGCCCGCAAGCTCGCCGTCGCCGGCACCGGAGTCGCCGTACTGGCGCTCCCGCTCATCGGTGCCACCACCGCCTCCGCGGCCACCGCACCGACCGTCGCCACCGCGAGCAGCCTCGGCTACTCCGACAACCTCGACGGCTGGATCCGCGCCTCCCTGCAGGTCATGTCGCAGCACGGCATTCCGGGGACGTACAACGGCATCTACCGCAACGTCATCCGCGAGTCCTCGGGCAACCCCTACGCCATCAACCTCTGGGACTCCAACGCCGCCGCGGGCATCCCGTCCAAGGGCCTGCTGCAGGTCATCGACCCGACCTTCCGCGCGTACCACGTCGAGGGCACCTCCTGGGACTCCTACGACCCGGTCGCGAACATCACCGCCGCCTGCAACTACGCGGCCTCGCGTTACGGCTCGATCGACAACGTCTTCGGCGCCTACTGA
- the fahA gene encoding fumarylacetoacetase, with protein sequence MPPFDLPEGDPFGPHNLPYGVFSLSGSTGRTVGVRFGEHVLDAGAAARALGSPHAELLSAPNLNPLLAAGRAVWSQVRHALTEWLTDPAHRPTVEPLLHPLSAVSLHLPFEVADYVDFYSSEHHARNAGAIFRPDAGDTLLANWKHLPIGYHGRAGTVVVSGTDVVRPSGQRKAPSDPAPVFGPSGRLDIEAEVGFVVGVPSKQGSPVALADYREHVFGLCLLNDWSARDIQAWEYVPLGPFLGKSFATSVSAWVTPLEALDEARTTPPERTHPLLPYLDDSDAEPAGYDLRISVAVNGHVVSEPPFSAMYWTAAQQLAHLTVNGASLRTGDLYGSGTVSGPNPDQLGSLLELTWNGRDPLELPDGKRAFLEDGDVVTLSAWAPGPDGLRVGLGEVSGRVVAG encoded by the coding sequence ATGCCCCCCTTCGACCTTCCCGAGGGCGATCCCTTCGGCCCGCACAACCTCCCGTACGGCGTGTTCTCCCTCTCGGGCTCCACCGGGCGGACCGTCGGCGTCCGGTTCGGTGAGCACGTGCTGGACGCGGGCGCGGCAGCCCGCGCGCTCGGCTCGCCCCACGCGGAGCTGCTGTCGGCGCCGAACCTGAACCCGCTGCTCGCGGCGGGCCGTGCCGTCTGGTCGCAGGTGCGGCACGCGCTCACGGAGTGGCTCACCGACCCCGCTCACCGCCCCACCGTCGAACCGCTCCTGCATCCCCTGTCCGCGGTGTCCCTGCACCTCCCCTTCGAGGTCGCCGACTACGTCGACTTCTACTCCTCCGAACACCACGCGCGAAACGCCGGCGCGATCTTCCGCCCGGACGCCGGCGACACGCTCCTCGCCAACTGGAAGCACCTGCCGATCGGTTACCACGGGCGTGCCGGCACGGTCGTGGTCTCCGGAACGGACGTGGTGCGTCCCTCGGGCCAGCGCAAGGCGCCTTCCGATCCCGCCCCCGTCTTCGGCCCGTCGGGGCGACTCGACATCGAGGCCGAGGTCGGCTTCGTGGTCGGCGTGCCGTCGAAGCAGGGCAGTCCGGTCGCGCTGGCCGACTACCGCGAGCACGTCTTCGGGCTGTGCCTGCTCAACGACTGGTCCGCCCGTGACATCCAGGCCTGGGAGTACGTGCCCCTCGGCCCGTTCCTCGGCAAGTCGTTCGCCACATCGGTGTCTGCGTGGGTCACTCCGCTGGAAGCTCTGGACGAGGCGCGGACGACGCCCCCGGAGCGGACCCACCCCCTCCTGCCCTACCTGGACGACTCCGACGCCGAACCCGCCGGCTACGACCTGCGCATCTCCGTCGCGGTCAACGGTCACGTCGTCTCCGAGCCGCCCTTCTCCGCCATGTACTGGACGGCCGCGCAGCAACTGGCCCACCTCACGGTCAACGGGGCCTCCTTGCGCACCGGCGACCTGTACGGCTCGGGCACCGTGAGCGGACCGAACCCGGACCAGCTCGGCTCCCTCCTGGAGCTCACCTGGAACGGCCGTGACCCGCTGGAACTCCCCGACGGCAAGAGGGCGTTCCTGGAGGACGGCGACGTGGTGACCCTGTCGGCATGGGCTCCCGGCCCCGACGGGCTGCGGGTGGGCCTGGGCGAGGTCAGCGGTCGGGTGGTCGCCGGGTGA